One Cervus elaphus chromosome 28, mCerEla1.1, whole genome shotgun sequence DNA segment encodes these proteins:
- the OGFRL1 gene encoding opioid growth factor receptor-like protein 1 isoform X4, which yields MEALLTACQGTDSTEAPAKPKRSFYAARDLYKYRHQYPNFKDIRYQNDLSNLRFYKNKIPFKPDGVYIEEVLNKWKGDYEKLEHNHTYIQWLFPLREQGLNFYAKELTTYEIEEFKKTKEAIRRFLLAYKMMLEFFGIKLIDKTGNVARAVNWQERFQHLNESQHNYLRITRILKSLGELGYESFKSPLVKFILHEALVENTIPNIKQSALEYFVYTIRDRRERRKLLRFAQKHYTPSENFIWGPPRKAQPEGSKAQKPPGPPTAGQQGQTSMHKKPKESKNASSAAQGVSKAAEDKKVASKEAAEETDKPRAEPGSEAAQPGESEQDGAADDSSPRAEQTVTHPEEQKENASPPEKDEAADSRSQDGGSPGDAGAHDAAPLP from the exons GGGACTGATTCCACTGAAGCACCTGCCAAGCCAAAGAGAAGTTTTTATGCTGCGAGGGATTTGTACAAATACCGACACCAGTACCCA AACTTCAAAGATATCCGATATCAAAATGACTTGAGCAATCTTCgtttttataagaataaaattccatttaagCCTGATG GTGTTTACATTGAAGAAGTTCTCAATAAGTGGAAAGGGGACTACGAGAAACTGGAACACAACCACACCTATATCCAATG GCTTTTCCCCCTGAGAGAACAAGGCTTGAACTTTTATGCTAAAGAACTAACTACCTATGAAATTGAG gaattcaagaaaacaaaggaagcaaTCAGAAGATTCCTCCTGGCTTATAAAATGATGTTAGAGTTTTTTGGAATAAAGCTGATAGATAAAACTGGAAATGTTGCCCGGGCTGTTAACTGGCAGGAGAGGTTTCAGCATCTGAATGA GTCTCAGCACAACTATTTGAGGATCACTCGTATTCTGAAAAGCCTTGGCGAGCTGGGATATGAAAGTTTTAAATCTCCTCTTGTGAAATTTATCCTTCATGAGGCTCTGGTGGAAAATACTATTCCCAATATTAAACAGAGCGCGCTGGAGTATTTCGTGTACACAATTAGAGacagaagggagaggagaaagctCCTACGGTTTGCCCAGAAACATTACACGCCCTCGGAGAATTTTATCTGGGGACCCCCGAGGAAGGCACAGCCCGAGGGAAGCAAAGCCCAGAAGCCCCCCGGCCCGCCCACCGCTGGGCAGCAAGGTCAGACGTCTATGCACAAAAAACCCAAAGAGTCCAAAAACGCCTCCTCAGCCGCGCAGGGAGTCAGCAAAGCAGCCGAAGACAAAAAAGTGGCCTCTAAGGAGGCAGCCGAAGAGACGGACAAGCCCAGGGCGGAGCCAGGCAGCGAGGCCGCCCAGCCCGGAGAGTCAGAGCAGGACGGGGCTGCGGACGATTCCAGTCCTCGGGCAGAACAGACGGTTACTCACCCCGAGGAGCAAAAGGAGAACGCGTCTCCCCCTGAGAAGGATGAGGCGGCTGACAGCCGGAGCCAGGACGGTGGGAGTCCGGGCGATGCGGGTGCCCATGACGCCGCCCCGTTGCCGTGA
- the OGFRL1 gene encoding opioid growth factor receptor-like protein 1 isoform X3 yields the protein MEALLTACQGTDSTEAPAKPKRSFYAARDLYKYRHQYPQNFKDIRYQNDLSNLRFYKNKIPFKPDGVYIEEVLNKWKGDYEKLEHNHTYIQWLFPLREQGLNFYAKELTTYEIEEFKKTKEAIRRFLLAYKMMLEFFGIKLIDKTGNVARAVNWQERFQHLNESQHNYLRITRILKSLGELGYESFKSPLVKFILHEALVENTIPNIKQSALEYFVYTIRDRRERRKLLRFAQKHYTPSENFIWGPPRKAQPEGSKAQKPPGPPTAGQQGQTSMHKKPKESKNASSAAQGVSKAAEDKKVASKEAAEETDKPRAEPGSEAAQPGESEQDGAADDSSPRAEQTVTHPEEQKENASPPEKDEAADSRSQDGGSPGDAGAHDAAPLP from the exons GGGACTGATTCCACTGAAGCACCTGCCAAGCCAAAGAGAAGTTTTTATGCTGCGAGGGATTTGTACAAATACCGACACCAGTACCCA caGAACTTCAAAGATATCCGATATCAAAATGACTTGAGCAATCTTCgtttttataagaataaaattccatttaagCCTGATG GTGTTTACATTGAAGAAGTTCTCAATAAGTGGAAAGGGGACTACGAGAAACTGGAACACAACCACACCTATATCCAATG GCTTTTCCCCCTGAGAGAACAAGGCTTGAACTTTTATGCTAAAGAACTAACTACCTATGAAATTGAG gaattcaagaaaacaaaggaagcaaTCAGAAGATTCCTCCTGGCTTATAAAATGATGTTAGAGTTTTTTGGAATAAAGCTGATAGATAAAACTGGAAATGTTGCCCGGGCTGTTAACTGGCAGGAGAGGTTTCAGCATCTGAATGA GTCTCAGCACAACTATTTGAGGATCACTCGTATTCTGAAAAGCCTTGGCGAGCTGGGATATGAAAGTTTTAAATCTCCTCTTGTGAAATTTATCCTTCATGAGGCTCTGGTGGAAAATACTATTCCCAATATTAAACAGAGCGCGCTGGAGTATTTCGTGTACACAATTAGAGacagaagggagaggagaaagctCCTACGGTTTGCCCAGAAACATTACACGCCCTCGGAGAATTTTATCTGGGGACCCCCGAGGAAGGCACAGCCCGAGGGAAGCAAAGCCCAGAAGCCCCCCGGCCCGCCCACCGCTGGGCAGCAAGGTCAGACGTCTATGCACAAAAAACCCAAAGAGTCCAAAAACGCCTCCTCAGCCGCGCAGGGAGTCAGCAAAGCAGCCGAAGACAAAAAAGTGGCCTCTAAGGAGGCAGCCGAAGAGACGGACAAGCCCAGGGCGGAGCCAGGCAGCGAGGCCGCCCAGCCCGGAGAGTCAGAGCAGGACGGGGCTGCGGACGATTCCAGTCCTCGGGCAGAACAGACGGTTACTCACCCCGAGGAGCAAAAGGAGAACGCGTCTCCCCCTGAGAAGGATGAGGCGGCTGACAGCCGGAGCCAGGACGGTGGGAGTCCGGGCGATGCGGGTGCCCATGACGCCGCCCCGTTGCCGTGA